CAAATTAAGAAGCACGTCACCCTTTTCTGTTTGATGCAAAATACATCACTGTTCTATAACTTCTAATTTCTAaactcaaagaagaaaaatgtcCAAGAAGCCATATGGAGAAGGAACAAAGTTCGTATTTGTAAAAACAAGCAACCTTATTAAGCCAAGCAGATTCCAGCCATAAATTGCATTATAAAAATCTACTGTTAAGGACATCACAAAAGTTATATCGAATCAGATATAGCCCTTTAGCCCAAAAGATATGCATAATTATTCCTATGATATATCATTAACGTTCATAGGTTGTGCATGCACATGCTGGAACATGCTGTCATGGGTTGGACAGCTTGACATCAAGTAAAAGTTCACAAGCAATACAACATGAAACAATATCATCCTCTATCTCAGAAGAGAAGATAGTTTCAGTAGTCATAGATTCAGACGAATACTTTGTTCCTTATGTTGTTTTACTTCAATGAAAGAATTCTGCATCAAGGAAATATGTAAACTTAGTTAAATAATTGATTCTGCTTTATTAAAACTTATGTCCCTTTTATCCTCCtctttcatattcatatatcaTCATGAATCATTTAAAATTGggcataaattttttaaaagatacAAGAATCTGCATTTCATCAAATTATGTCCCTTAAAGTACTTCCTAGATTCTTAGAAGTCATAAGATAAGATATATATTATGAACTGCTTAGACTAGAAGCCAAATTACAATAGCAGTAGATTTTCAACTGAAGATTCGCTCACACATACACACAGTTAATGCTTTATGATTTTGGCTGACAACTTAGTGTTGTCCTACATCAAAATGATTGATATACCATAACCATCAAGCCTTGTCCCAACTATTTAGGATCAATGCATTGTGACTCCTCATTTACCAAACACTCCTATTTAAGGTGACGCCTAACATTATTTGAAGTTTTTCCATATCCTATATCACAACTTCGAGCCTCGTTACCTAAGGCCTTGCCCTCTTTATATTTCTTTCAACAAAGATTGAGGCAACCTTCTTGCTGAAGCCCCCTAAGATCGAACTTTAGCCCAAACACGAAGTATAGCTGGACCTAACCTGACTAAGCCTAATTTGGCTAAAAGCTTGGGCCCTAGCCCACAGACctaggggagaagggggacgaGAGCTATGGGGGTTCAGATCGACAAGATGGGTTGAAGAGCAGCGGACCTTCTTCACTGTCTGCATCTTTGGAagggggagaggaggagaagtggCTTCAGCTTCGGCTGAGAGGAGGCAGCGGCGACAAGGAGGGATTCAAGTAGGTTTTTTTGGAGGGAGGGAGCCTAAGAGAGGCAGAATGAGAGAAAGAGgagcaaagaagcagaagagggagagaagggTAAGGGAAGAGGAATGGGCAGGGAGGGGGGggcgagagagagacagagagagagagagagagactgagaAAATAGGATGGGGGCGAGTGCATGAAGTGGTGGCATGGGAGGTGGGTTGATAAAATATTACAAGGGCTTAGGGTTTTGGGGGCAAGTTTGGGCCTAGGCGTGGTTTGAGTTGGGCTTCAGCCAGGCTCAAGCCGAGCCTACTTTTCATTAGGCTCTATAACCCAAGCCTAAACCCAACTTGGACCCTCTTAGGCCCAAGCCAGAGCTCAACCTGAAGACGGCCCGATCCAACAGGCTAGCCTAGGCCCGATTCTAAACCTAACTACCTTTGTACATAAAACATTTAAACTTAATAATGTCCCCAGATAAATTAAGTACTCTCATCAAGCATAAAGCTCTTTATTCATGTCAGCATTGGGATTTAACGCTTTCCCTTTTTCTATGAGAGCCCAAAGTACATATTGaacatttttttcccaaaaaaggTGTCCCATTTCTAAATTGGTCAAATTTTAAAAGTCAAGGTAACCCATAATATGTAAGGTTCCCATGGTATTGCTATTGCATGACCTCCCATATCATTACACTTTCAAAAATAGTTATCTTGAATCCTGAGTAGGTTTTCTCATGAGAACAAACTTCAGAAACTCATGGGTTTATTGGAGAAAATCTAGAGAATAAGCTAGTTTAGCAAGGTATTTTTTCTAAACAGAAGAAGGTGAGATACTTAGCAAAGCTCAATTTGAGCACAAAGAATTAACTCAATCATCCTTATTAGcatccaaaaataaaaagtaaagcAAACACACATGCCAAAGAAAGCACCATTTCAAAGATATATTATAATGGCACGCACAGATTAACTAAAAGTGCAACTCACTGTATGCCCATTGGAGAAACCACTAAAAGAATTATATTTTTAACATCTGATAGAACAAAATGAATTAGAAATACAGCTAGGAGCTGTCTTTCCAATATTAAGATACACCAAGATAATAGTGTATTATCTCATATTCTTATCTATCACCATACTAGTATGTAAACTGCTGATTAAATATGCTAGAAGTGTGCGCTAAatgcaaattatttcaaactgaaAGCAAGCTAAACGAAACTATCGCCGTGTATTATCTTATCTCTCTCACATATTAGGATGTAAACTGCTGATTAAATATGCTAGAAGTGTGTGTGCTAAATGCAAATCATTTCAAACTGAGAGCAAGCTAAACGAAACTATCGTACTGAAAAATTAGTACCTTGAAAGCAGTAATTTGATCATCCACCTCCTTGGGCCTTGACATATCAATTCCCCTTTTGCAAATGGCTTTTGTTAGTAAATCACTTTAACTAATGaaggaggaaaaagagaaggattagaGTGAATACTTCCAACGTATCCTATTCTTCAATGTTTTTTCAATCAACCCTACTCCTTCAAGAACATTTGTTATATCATAGATCCTCCTCTTTTGGACCTGGCAAAGCAATTGAAAACAAAATCTAGATAACTTAAGAATAGCTCATTGTCGGCACGAGAAAGTTAAAAATTGAGAAATTTGGACAAGTGCAAGATAGTATATGTGAAGCATCACAAGAGTCATACATCCAAAATTTCTGCTGCTCTGTTCAAATCAAGAGTCCCATCATCGGCTTGCTGAAGCAGATTGATGAATTTCTTTGTCAGCAAACCTGTCAAATCATATTAACCCTTATTAAACATCCAAGAGTGTTTCACAAGAAAGCAATAACAGAAGCATCTCCTACAATCATCTGCATAATTATCTCAATGTAAACTTTACCTAAAGAACTGTCATAGCGGCAGCTGCTAGTGTTTGAGATATTTGAAGGGTTCCCTGCAAAAATGTAGCATCACCAATCATTATCATCTTTTATTTTGTAAGCGCTCAAAAATGCCCTTTTTATTTCATCAAGATAGGTAAGCATAGCTGAAGCTAAATGCCATTTCAACCAAATAAGCTCTAAACACAGCACATCATATCTGGAATTAATATGGGATATGGAAGCATGTACTGCAACGACCATAGGTTCCACAGGGATCACCCTCAGCTGCTTGAAGCATCTGCTGCTGCAttgtttttttctgttttgaaGGCTTTGGTCTTCTTGGACGCTTAGCACCTGTTGCTGACTCAGTTGGAAGTATATGAGAGCCAGTTTCCTCCTGCCCTAGTCCAATAGCCCCTTCACCACTTTCAACTTTGTCTATTTCTGTtccatttgtttgttttttcacctgcaaagaaaaaaatggaataCATTCATAACAAATAATTGGTTCTGCATCCCAAAAAAAAGGACACAGAAGTTAgcattactttcagaagatcacTGACAAAGGGGAAAAAATACTCTTGCACACTTGTGCATCTCTCTGTGGTTGATACTGTGAGATGACCACtagtaaatttttattcattataGAGGTAAGCAGGAATGCTCACTCAAAGAGCAATATGTCTCAAAAAAACAAGCAGCAATGGATTAAAAACAAAGTTAAGCTAAATAGCCAGAGCCCCTGCATGGCCAAAACCATTGAGAGGTAAGCATCCAAACATCTCTATATTAAAAGGTGTGCAAACTTAGAAGCCTCCCATCCAAATTATGACCAATGACAAAATGAATCTGAAAACAAAACATTGTGATATCTCATCTACAACAAAGATAAATTGGTTTTACTAAAAAATGCTCTTAAATCATTGTCTATCTCCAATAGCAAAACACTAATGTTGCTAGATACTTCAGTTTTCAGGATTTCTGGAGTCCCAACAATTCTGAACACTAAAGAAGTGACACGAATGGACAGCACTCCTAGAAATCGTAGAAACAAAAGTCTCCTACTTATGTCGGCACTAATGTTGGCACTTGATATGATTTCTGCAGAATTCTATTGAAAGAGATCATATTTGAACTTATTACATTTGACTGCTCGACTGTCTCAAATGTTGGACAATCAAATGCTGGAAGTGTCAGACCCTTCTAGCAAAAAGTGTTGTATTTTTCTCATACTCATCATTGTGTTACCTACACACTTGGCACAGATGCCAATTGTCGAGGTCTCCAAAGTTTCCAATACTTCAACCttaaaaaaataacatttttacaaaaaatttatattcatattaaaCGGTATGTACAACACAGACTAAATTTTTCTTTGACTAGTCAATGGTAATCAATCATTGAGGTTAAATAAGTGTTCAAAGTCAAACAACttttaaaatttaagaaaacaAAATTTTAGTTGAAGCTTTGACAAATCAAGGTCTATTATTTTTATCTTGTTGCTAAGGACTAATTTGAGACTATTAGGTTTCAAAGAATGCTGTTAAAGGTCTTCAAGTAAGTAACATACATCCCGTCTACCTTTGCTCATGgatttattcctttaaaacATTAAGTATTCCACTTATCAAATTTGGACTGAATGGTCTCACCTAGATCAATTTCTGTACTATCTTTACGTAAAACATAAAATTTCGAAACAcatctctaattcaaaacaaGACTATCGtcttataacaatataatccaaAACAAACTACCCAACAGGAAAGGACTTCTGAAACATCATTTTTTGGTAGAAAATAGTCAACTCAAAAGCCTTATGATAGACACCATGAGTAACATCGGTGCTCTGAACTTGCTGGCAATAAATCATTCAGCCATTTCACATTTGTTCCTCTTTACCAAAAGACCAAATTACGCATTATATGCACAAAGACATTTTAACCCGTCTCCAGCTTCCCAATTGTCATAATTTATTGAAATATTCCTGTATATCCTGAACAAGAAAATACTAACAGACCCTTATCTCCCATCATGTAATTAGGCACATATCTAAAAAGGTTCTACAATAATTAGTTTCTTAACTCTATTAAGTAATTTCAAAAGGCAGATTTTATATAACTGCCATTGCAACAGCTCATGAATTAGTCAACATAACAGATTAACATGTCCATGTCCAGTCAATTTTTCTTGTCTTACAAAATATCAtggataaatataatattaattcatAGAATTTATCAACTTTTTACAATCCCCAAGTAAGCAAAAGGAAGTGTCATCAAGGATGTCAAATCACTTGAAATATCTAAATCCTGATCTAGGCACCCATAAGTAACTAATTGAGTCCCACAAAGACAAAAGATAGTCATACTATAACATATATAGGCATCCAAAGTTCATTTATAAACAGAGCATCATTTAGATTGCCATTGGTATGAAGAATAACTAATTGAGTCCCCCAAAGACAAAAGATAGTCATACCATAACATATATAGGCATCCAAAGTTAATTTACAAACAGAGCATTATTTAGATTGCCATTAGTATAAAGaatgaatatattttatggTGTTCTCATTTATGATACTAAAATGAAGGGCCAAGTAACATGAAGGGCTATTGACAGCCATAATTTTGAGCTCGGATTTTTAAGTTTTCTAAATATATCACTTGTGTCGCATTTTCAAGCGCCACAAATCCCTTTTGCATAAACTGATGCAAGCAAGTAATATTCATGCCAATCTTTCAGCATTCAAAAACAGATGATAAATGCTTTAATAAAGGCAGTGTTAAAAGAGTTACTTGGTGGCACCAAGTTAAGCATCacctaaagaaaaggaaaaaaaaacatttctgGAACATTATTGCTGACTCTCCACATGAATTATATGCAAGAGCATTtattaaacatatttttatagTTATTCCAGAATTTCCATGTCAGTGGAAATTGGTGAGCATCTTGGTTTTCGGTTTGGCATACAATATAATGTGAAACTCTAGTTAAGCATATTGCACTGACCTGTCTCCATTTGGCCATTTAGTAAATACACTACAATCTCAACCAAATGCGTAATATCTCTTGAACTAAATATCTTCCATTGCACATACTCGAGTGAAATCAAGATGTGAAGATCGAACTGATGCAATGGATGGTCTTTGATTACAGCAACAGGCATCAAGCAAATAGAAGGCATGCAGCCATGGCAAAATCAGGTTGCTAGCAACCAATTTGGAAAGTCAGCACATACGCTGTTTCAAGTCCACAAATCACATGGAAAAGAATTATAACTAAGAACCCAATGTCATTACTTTAGACATGTGAAATCAGAAAACCCTATCATATTATGTCACTCGATCTTGTGATTCCCATATAGTGCTTAAAGTTAGTCTTTGTTACACAATAAGTGTATTCACCTTTGCAGATTGTCTCTCCATCTGATATTCTAGCACACCTTCCACACACGAGCATCAAAATTTCAATGAAAGTATATGCTTGGAAAATTCCCAATAGATTGTGAAGGTAAATTTGTATTCCTTTTATCAATAATGCATCAAAGTTTGAGGAAGAGAATTGCTGAAAAAGAGGTCAAGTAATTTCAGTCTACAGTCAATAGTGGATTAAAGTTTCAAAACAACCTCATGGGGGCAACATACACAATCACCAAAGATCACCACCTATCACCTCTGTCTACAATCCACATAACCCTAGCAGCTACACTCTTATAACCTACGACTTTTGCTTGCACAGTATGACATTTGTCTAAGGGTCCAGCACCATAACCTCGTCAATATATTAGTCAAAACTCCTAACCCAAAGCAGCCCAGGATACTCTAATTCATACACATATAAAAAGCATGAAATTTAACATTCTGATGCATTTTGCCACTAGAACTTGAGATGATGTCAACTACAAAACCATAGCATATGTCAAAAATGCGCTCTCCATCGCCCAGAACAAGACTCATATCCCTGACAAGATTTTAGATGAATACCCACAGACAATTTCTATTTTGTTCAAAAggccttctctttttttcttagaCCTCTTATGCTGTACCGCCAGACTCATTAAAGACTTAAAAACTTTCCCACTCTCCACAGGATGATATATAATCTCGGGTCACATAACCAATTCCATAAACTATAAAACTTCATGGCATTTAAGAAAGTAATATATCATCATCGGGCAAACAATTCTAAGAACATCATGCAAGACTgaaaaaagcaaagaaaatcaaaatccaTATCAGCGTGAATCGAGATAAAACCGAATAAGATCAAAGGATGAGTAAAAGGGAGAAACATCCAGATGATCATGAAAGacacgaaaaaaaaaatacaagaaagacataaaaaaaaaaaaatcaagaacacGACAGCGCCTAAGCAAACAAGTGTAGAGCGAGCACAGCGGCACCCACGTCGGCGATCGGGTCCTTGTCGGCGAGTCCAAGCGATCGGCCAGGAAGAAGGTGGGGATCGAGgccgggggagggggaggagggccTGGGTGCGGGGGAGAAGGGGAAGTGGCGGTGGGCCGCGGGGCGGAGGATCTGGGGCGCTCGGTGGTGGGGCGACGGCAGCCGGAGCTCGGCCGGCGGGAGGCTGGAGCCCTCGACCCCGGACATGGCAAAGGAGAAGATAGAAGGGAAGAGGGGGCCGGGAGGTAGGGTTttgaagggggagagagggaaaaaaaagagggacgggaagagagagggaaagtTAGACGCGGCGAgattttggttttctttttatttcttgaTGATCGGGGAGCGATGCGCGCTGGATTTTTTGTAGGCAACTCAACCGAGCCGGGGCGGAAAGCGGCGAAGCCAACGCACACGGGTATTGGGTTTTTCTTTCCGGTAATGCTATGGATCCCAAGATATAATAACCCCAAAGCAATCTAGGCCATGTGGCAGGAAGATATTGGTGATCTGTTGTATAAGCACTAATCGTGTCGACACATGCGAGCGATGGAAATATTGGTGCGGGAATTGGGCGAAGAGTATTTTAATCTATTGAGTTGGTATTGTGCACATCACGAAACAGCGGGAAGGGAGGGGAAGGGGGCGATGCGGCGAGTTCGAATCCGCTCGGCCCGCCTTCTGACCGCCTCGAAGGTACAGTTGGGGCTCTGGTGGGTTGCGGTCAAGTGATCCTCGGTGGCAAGTATTTCTTATCGTCCACCATGTATAgagacaaaagaaaaaaagaaataataaaaaaggctATGGTTTAGACTTTAGAAGCAACGGTCTGCCCGGTAAACACAACGTACTGGAACTCGAACTGGGCACGTGGAGAAGCACAAGGTCGGCTTGGAGTACCAGCGCCAGGACGTGCAATTCACGTGAGCAAAAAAATATCAACGGTTAGGGGATTGAACTTCCCACTTTGCTAAATTAGCACTCAGGTTTATCCTTATTTCGTAGGAGCCCCCACTGCTTGGCCATCTCATGATGAACTTTGATGATAGTAATACTGGTGATGGAGATAGAGCAGATATAGATTTCGTAATTAGGAGTCATGGCACATAAGTCATTGCTATGGACAAACGATATACAGAAGGACTGACATATATAGAAGTGGAGCTTAGGACAATATGGAAAGATATCTCCGACGTGAGACAAAGGCTAAAGGCGGGCCACATATTCTTGGGCTACGTGAGGAGGGACAGAGAGGGGATAGGAGTCATCTACTCGACGATATCTTACGGATGGTGAGAGACTGCAGTGCCTTTCAAATAATGTATATACATAGAAAGGCGAATAGGGCTCCCAATTGAGTCGCCTTTTATGCAACACAGCATTCCGAAGAAATTCTGTAGACTGGCCAAGATATCCTTTCTCCACAATTCTATCAGGTTGTTACTCTTGATTCTATTGATTGTACCTATATTAAAATAGGGCGAGCAGCtgttgtataaaaaaaaaaaccacttcTGCTTTTATTTGTTCGCGAACAATGGAGCGCACTGTAATAGGAGATGGTACGGATTCTTATTTTTATGTTGGTATGAAAAATTAAGTCGACATCTCTTTTTATTGGGCATACATTCTTTCTATCTCACTATCGCTTAGAGCACAGTCATCTTACggaaataaaaatatgatatgATAATTTGCTTTATGGTAACAGACAGGGTATGCAAGGCAAACagtgatttatatatatatatatatatatatatatatatatatatatatatatatgaaaggaGCAAGGCCCCCTATCTAATAGATGGTTTTGAACCTCTAATTAAATCAAGAATTTTATGATTAGTTAtatattttagaattttttttgcataaatgctcttctaaaaattcaaatttgcatgaataccttcttaagaattatatttatttttgtaccttCATCAAAcactgtttttgcacaaatgcccctaatataatggttcttctaacaccgttaataaaaaccatatttattttaattaaaaataaaataaaattttgaaattacttttttgtcttCTATTATGATTgccttataaatgtttctttttgcacatctattcattaaaaatattttagttatattaatttaaaaccgttaattttttaacggcgttagatggtgtgggtacatatgcaaaaataagaataaaaaaggggcaaaatagcaaaacaagtattttacgagggtatacatgcaaatatcacttTTGGAAGAGTATTCATAAAAAAATCGATATTTAAgagagtattcatgcaaaaaaccaCTATATTTTATAATGTATTGATACTCATGCCCTACTCTGCTCCTCTCCCGGatggtggaaaaaaaaaaagaaagagaatttgACTAAGTGCGTGTATTCATCTAGGAAATATATGCTTGAAAAAACTATGCAGATtttaatcatacaattttagccGTGTTAGTGttgatttttgaaactatatttcACTAGAGACATAAATTCTGGCATTTGGCTGCATTAGACATCAGGAGGTCGCCATTTAATTTGGTTCCAAGAACAAAATTTTTATGCAAGCTCGCTATCAATATAAGCTCTCGTTAGTTTTTTCCCATTTGCAGCAAGGCAACTTCTAAAATTAATCACTACATTGGCTAAACTTCTATGGTTCCAATGGTCATGCCACCATATGCCTCCTACTTAATTGGGAGTGGATATGAGCTTATTTATTGTATAGCATGTGAATGGTATACACTTGCGTGTAACGAAATGgcttaaattaattttagaagTGTACTTTCTATGATATGCTTTGGTTTCCTCATTTATAGGCTGCAGGAGGCTTCGTTTGGAAGAGTTGGTGGAAGTAGAGTTTTCTgaagtagagtttttataaaaaagttATTTGTCTGCATTTCTAAAGTATTGTGtcactttaacatgtatttggtaaacaaactgaaaaaatacttttggtatgacaaaatgatcataaaggacattgcatagtattatacaacaaagcattataaaatataatatgtattaatacatagatatataatatagtataatattattgtaatgtaatataatattgtatactataacataataatttaatataatattaaattatttagcataacatatcaatacattatgatataatataatataatattatatttataatataatataataataaagatatattataattattagcataaattattttttcataatataacaaattttctagctaggtgttaaaattggttaaacaattattaaagggacattttgtgtaattgttatattttatcatagatattttggtcaaaaaacagctttccgacttggacctaaaagtgcttttctggaaagctctaaaatggagcttctcccaGAAAGCTGTTACAGCTTTCTGgaaagctaaaatagctttttgaaatttttaccaaacatttctatttcatctaaaagtgcttttggaaTGTTAGAAAGCGCTTTTTGGCCATCCAAAAACTCCTCCAAACGGGGCCTTGATAATATTAATAGAAGTTTCTTTAAGGTGGGCTGCATAAATTGCAAGATGGGTCACACCAAGATCAATGCTGAGTATGTGACAAATCTATGGACATCGAGAAAACGTATGCATGATGTAGATTTAGCAGACATTTTCAACTTTGCATACGACATTAATTAGGCGTGTATTTGTGTCGTGCACCtaacaactattgtattttaaTGGCAAGTGTTGGCATACATACTTAAGATATGCTAAACTACACAAAGTTACAGTTAGAGTAGACAATTgaagctctcttttttttctagcCCATTTTGTATCATTTAAATAGTAAGCAGTATATGTCAAATACAATATAAAGTGTTTGGTCTGGAAGAACGTGTGTTTTAAATCATCGCGGACAAGCATGTTGCATTGAGCTACAACTACAAAGATTTCTTTTGGTCTCAAATTATATGTAGCACACATGATTGTAGATCGGGCGTAATGCATTGGGACAGATAAATGTTTGTATTTATGTATATTAAGTTTAGGATGGCTTTATTAGTTATTAGTTATTACAAAACTTTTGAAACACATCctgtgaggatccatgcgggcgtgtgtttagttccacatcggttattcactggataaatcttgggtacttataaaggatcaaggaactcaaataatactttccggctagctattttagGTAAGGTCTTAGGTTGTTATACATCCTAGCTTAAAGAGGTGAGATAAATAAGCAAGGAAATatcaaaagagagaaagaactaCGCAGAGACATGTTGTGGCAATCTATTAAACTCAAGATTGATGAAAATTATAAGATGTGTTTGTGTTGCGGAGGAGAAGTGGTGAGATGTAGAAAGGTAGGGGGAAAGAATCAAGgattgagaatttttttttttttttagaagaaaaggaaaagaaagagaagttgGTTGTTAGAAGCAACAAAAAGCCATGCGACATTTAGCCTTGCAATAGAAATTAATGGAAATATGCTAAGAAATATTCGAGGAGGGCAAATATGGACAGGGAGATACATGCTGTGTCACTCTTCTTTTAGCTCAGAaatgaatagaatgatgaagGTTAGAGCAAGAAATGTGTCCTAGTGTAGAAGAAAAGGGGTGAGGTAAAGATTGTATAACCATACATAGTGTGAAAGGAAGTAAAACATCAAATTCGAGAGCTAGAGAAATATTGATGGGGTTAATGCAACTAGAAGCAATATGGTCTAGATCAAATTAATGATATCCAGGATAAAACCATAGTATTGCTAAACTAGGATTTAAGTATGTTAGATGAAAATATTGTGATGCTAAAAACCTGGTGAAAATACAACCTTGACCTTTTATGTAATGGAGCAAACTTCAATGTAGCTtaagctaatttttcaactaaaaAATAGTTTGAACAGGAAACAAATAACTATTATTTAAACCACCATGGAAAAATGCAAACAA
Above is a genomic segment from Phoenix dactylifera cultivar Barhee BC4 chromosome 2, palm_55x_up_171113_PBpolish2nd_filt_p, whole genome shotgun sequence containing:
- the LOC103719884 gene encoding transcription factor E2FB-like isoform X2; the protein is MSGVEGSSLPPAELRLPSPHHRAPQILRPAAHRHFPFSPAPRPSSPSPGLDPHLLPGRSLGLADKDPIADVKKQTNGTEIDKVESGEGAIGLGQEETGSHILPTESATGAKRPRRPKPSKQKKTMQQQMLQAAEGDPCGTYGRCRNPSNISNTSSCRYDSSLGLLTKKFINLLQQADDGTLDLNRAAEILDVQKRRIYDITNVLEGVGLIEKTLKNRIRWKGIDMSRPKEVDDQITAFKAEVETLYTEDCKLNGMIREMEENLRILTEDENNQKWLYLTNDDINNLPCFEDSTLIAIRAPHGTSIEVPNPDEGLDFPQRRYQILFRSSMGPIDTYLISNHGEIYEASNENQQSAAMDLCAESSCKNEMSFPPVDQNTGGTSERGQDQVTQNNSSASITSQECMAGILKIVPSDNDMDADYWFLTDLGASITDTWRSE
- the LOC103719884 gene encoding transcription factor E2FB-like isoform X1, which encodes MSGVEGSSLPPAELRLPSPHHRAPQILRPAAHRHFPFSPAPRPSSPSPGLDPHLLPGRSLGLADKDPIADVKKQTNGTEIDKVESGEGAIGLGQEETGSHILPTESATGAKRPRRPKPSKQKKTMQQQMLQAAEGDPCGTYGRCRNPSNISNTSSCRYDSSLGLLTKKFINLLQQADDGTLDLNRAAEILDVQKRRIYDITNVLEGVGLIEKTLKNRIRWKGIDMSRPKEVDDQITAFKAEVETLYTEDCKLNGMIREMEENLRILTEDENNQKWLYLTNDDINNLPCFEDSTLIAIRAPHGTSIEVPNPDEGLDFPQRRYQILFRSSMGPIDTYLISNHGEIYEASNENQQSAAMDLCAESSCKNEMSFPPVDQNTGGTSERGQDQVTQNNSSASITSQECMAGILKIVPSDNDMDADYWFLTDLGASITDTWRSECILELKPNYPFSCSSYKCTGFQ